The Gossypium hirsutum isolate 1008001.06 chromosome D03, Gossypium_hirsutum_v2.1, whole genome shotgun sequence genomic interval AATCTAAAAGTGATGATTTGATAGTGCATTGctattaataatcaaattatttgaggttctctttgtaacaccccacacttgAACCATCCATTGGATCTGGGTATGGGATGTCACAAATGGACCTATACTTATTTTGGCTAACTTAATTGCTACAAAGCAATCTAAAATAAAAcattctaaaaataaaatcaataataattataattccTACAACTAAGGCCTTAAGTTGTTGAATGCTTAATACTTCACTTCATTTCTACTTTTAATTAGATTGTTTGCTTACATGTCAAGTCTTAAAATCTAGCTAAGGACTTCTTGTCCTAAAATTAAGATTCTAAGTATACTATTTGGCTTCGTTGTTATTGATCTTATGGCAAAGCCTCCAATGGTACCCTTATCCCATGTGCATGACTGGATCCAACAGTGATCATCGATCTTGACATCGTCTGGCTTAGTCCCTCCTCAAAGTCCTCAATTCCTCGCTTGTCCTACAATCATCATATGAACTCCAGTAAGTTTAATTGAAATTAATGAGTTCCTCTTCTGTCCATATATTTAAACCCTACCACATGAGGGTAAacaatgtaaaataatttaaacataaatactCCATGCTCACTCATGGCGAGTGTTCTATATCAAGGTGGCAAATTTCAACCAAGCTTTCGAGCTACTCGACTAGCCATGAGACCTTCATATGGGTGGACTctcctttggtccataatttagATACCTCGCCACATTCGCATGTCCTATCCTAACTTCTcatatttctttcatttcataCACTCATATTCAGGGTATTCGTCGTCCTCAATCTTATTTGGTTGTACGTCCGTCCAACATCTTGTACGTTTGTGGTAGCGCTCACTTGTCTTTTGCCCAAGGGTCTTTATGTCACGCCTTATTTGGCAGACTTCCTTGGTCAAACCTGTCTTTAGAGGACCCTTTCTTCATATACACTATCCCCGAAGGACATATCGATATCCCTATATTATGTTAACCTTCAGCAGGCCTCGCCCCTTTGGCGAACCCATGGTTTATCGTTCCGACGACTATGCGAATCTACCATATTACTTACTTGTTTCCTCCCTATAGAGTTATCCTTCTGGCGGTACACCCCTAATATACTTTTCTCTAAGAGGAATGGTCTTAACACACATTCTATTCCTTCGGTAGAATCCTTATCCTGAGAGCACATCTCTCAGTATTCCTATGAGATACGCTTCTCGTGTACAACTTTATTAAGCTACCCTTAGTGGCTCTTCATGACGAATCTCGACTTGCGATCCTCAAATAATTTTCCATTCTTATTTTTCCATAACTAGGCTCGCTCCTACATGACCTATCTTTCTCTAATTCTTATTGGGTCTTCGCCCTTGCCTCATTGGCTTCCATCTTTATCACCATTTTTTGGCAGATTCCTCATGGTCCACTTACAATACTTACACCTTTTTTACTCTTCTTCTACCTGCATGGATTCTCGTTCTTGGCGAATAGGCCTATACTCCTCACTTGAGGCTTTggcttttttatataaataaccctaaaatattaattaattacgaaaatgaccTGTTTGCTACAGTGGAGGTCGGTGTCACCTGACCAATCAGCGGCACCACCCTTATTTTCCCCCTAATCatcagttttttaaaaaaaatattttttgtgccACCACTATATGTATTTTTCGAAATACCTGTGAAAGATACGAGTATTCACGGtggagaaaaaaaggaaaaaaattaatagatgtCGTCGATCTGTCAGGCAGAAACGGtccaattattaaaaatattactgttagtgaaaaaaaggaaaaaaattttatCAGTGCCTCCGCTATGTTAGGCAACACTAGTGGTTGTcaggaaaaaaaattttatagGTGTTACTAGTGTGTCAAGTGACATcggtgattttttaaaaaaaaattatatttttaattgttgttgCCACACTGTCAGGTGGCACACCCATTATATATACCCCATTTCGGTGCAAAATCTGTATATGTTTaagtttttggtttttatttaaaaaaaattctgttgaagagaagaaaagaaggaagaaaGATCTGTGGTTAGTAGTAGGggagaaaatggaaaaaaatatgaATGTTCAATAGAATGGGAGAAtacagaaaaaaattattttttttgttgggTGTTCGAAATTGGGGGAGAAATATTCTATTTGTTTTGGTGTTTTAGGGAGAAATTATGatagttttaaggtatgtttgagttcATGGTGATGCGGTGGCGTTCAAAAGTTCACacatttaatttgttattagggGAGTGCACCATCATCTTAGAAGATGTCGCATTGCAACTTAGGCTCCGAATTCGCGGTGGTTATGCGATCATAGATTCAAGTATAGTGTTCCAACCTACACATGAAAAGTTTCAGCAGTTGACGGTGGTTATGTGATCAAGTTTCATGCGACTAGAAGAGGATGCTTTATAAACTCATACATAATTTTGAGATCATAATCATAGGGTAAAAAATTGTTTAATCAACTTATTCTTTTTCTCCCTCAAAGTGGTATCTTTAACCTCATTGTCCAAAACATGTGTCAAAGGTGAGGGCAAGAAGACCGGTGGCGAGGGAAGTGACAATGATGGTGGAAACAAGCTAAAATGCAACTCAGGGCGATAGCGGTTGTTGTTATTAAAGTGGTGCATGAAAGGAAGGTTAGagtgagaaaaaaatgaaaaaacactaagaaaaaagaagaagaaaatatgagGCGATCGTGACCGCTACTAAATCATGTGATTATTCCAACTATAGTTAGTATCATTATCATACAAGTTAAAGTGATAGTGGGGATCATCGCATTTCTATCCATTGTTCATGTAACTAGAATTACAATAACTAAAAACAAACTTTTTAGTTCACTCAAAAAAGAATAAACGTTGTTaagcttaaaaaaaataaaatattttcactataaAAATTTATGGAATAACGGTCCTTACCGTCTCGTGAAATTTTTTTCCACTATCACTATCACTATCACTActatcaagttaaaaaaaaattaataggtgAAATATATTTTAACGGGTATTCACAAGGGGAAAAAACTAGTTTAATGAAAAAGCTAAGAGATGAAAAAAAaggaaccaaattttttttttttaaaaaaggtgtGGGGTGAGCCCGTGACCATCTGATCACGTCGGTGGCAGGGTGTTAGCCTGGTGCCGCATGATAGCCAGGATTAGGGTTTTTATACATAGTCAGATCATGGTGTGGATTTTTGGCCCATGTCGATGTCTCTCCATAACCGCATTATTTTTCCCATCCAacattcaaatcaaaatcaaacTCGTGTACAGACGATCACCTATCAACAGACGCTCTCAGAACCTCTGTACATGGGTCTTCAACTCTATATTTTTGACTTAATTAAGTGACATTTAGAACAGGCTCCACATCCGTTAACTCAACAAACAACCGAACTGGTTTAGTGTTCACGTTCCTTATCGAGCAATAAAGTGCAATCATTGTCTCTATGTCTTCATCATCTACACGTTTCATCtcgataaattttatattatttgatgaaACTGGAAATTTGTAAAATAGTCTAGACATCCTCCTCGCACAACATCGAGCTATTTTTGCACTAATATTTTGTTTCATATCTTCGAGTTTTACATTCTTAttaaatctcattcctatttgcTGGTTAGATTCAAATATACAACCAACTGTTCTTTGTAAAATTACCCTTTCGAGATGAACGTATACAAATAATTAGTTATTCATCATCAATACAATatctggaaaaaaaaagaaaaataaaaaatagcttttgttttaaaaaaatagtagctcaaactaaaaatatatataattacatacaAATAATTACAAACTAACCTTATAATCTCTAACTTGATGCTTGAAAAACCTGCACAAATCTTTCttattctttctctcttttttctcccCTCCTACTAAACATAAATCTTCCcttttgttttctctctctcttaaaTAGACACCAAAAACATCAACAAAAACCACAACCTTCAACAAGTACAGTTTTTTTTTGCCTGGGGTGGGGTTATATGTTTTGGGTGGTGCCGCCTAACAGACTAGCAACactcattaaaaaatatttacttttctttttttctccacCATGAATATCCGCATTTTTCATAGATATTTCAAAAAATACATATGAGTGCCGTTTGACATAGTAACGACACAagaaaaaatctttaaaaaaaaaacactgatGATTGGATAATTATTCGAGGAAAAAGAGTGGTGCCACTAGTTATTTAGACAATACTGATTTCCAATATAACAAATGGGTAATTTTTGTATATAAAATTGTCCAAATTTTTTtggtaattaattaatattttaaaattatttatataaaaaaaccttGAATCGTCCATAACAAATTAGGCAAACTGTCCACTTTCTTTGGTCTAGCAATGGaataacaaatttattaaatttaattattgaattaatttattatatttctaatattctatatgtttttatttaaacttgaatttttaatcttacaattttataatatttaaaatccaTTTGCCTATAAATACACACAGATTCAATATAGCAatcgaaaattaaataaatacacaCAGATTCAATATAGCAATCGAAAATTAAAATGGGTAACGAAATGTGTGCGATGaagcaaatatatttataaaaaatatatataaaacaataaggTCACTTAAAATGATTTCGAGACATTTCAGACAGTTGAAACTATAgtttataaattcaaattttggcaTTAGTAACTAATTTATACATGAACTCATATAAAGAATTACATAGATGAATCTATTCAATTTAGATATGAGTGTCACCATATTATAAAAGAATCTGAGACCCAAACTTTTCATTGAATAAATTGTTACTAGTAATTTGTACATGAAAATGGTATCTCTTCTTCAACCTAAAATTACATATGCAGCCAATTTCtctttgtgaaaattttgaaccCCCCCCCCCGGAAGAAAAAAACCCAGAAAATTGGAACATTTTCTTTAAAGATTGCCATGCTATCTAAAACTCTTCAGGAATGCGATAAAGCACTGGAATATTACGATCAGGGCAAGGAGACACGATATTAACTCGGTTCCCTGGGAGGTCCACAAGTTCACGAGCTACATCTTTGAATTCCAGAACCCCTCCATCTTTGCATTTCGAAAGCAATCGAACAGCTTCTTCCCTTGTCATCTTCACCTTTACTCTTATATTCCTTGCTTTTGAATCAAAACCGGGGCTACTTCTCTTGATATCCTTGTGATCTTTAACTTCTAGCAATGGCTTTGTACTTGGAAAGGAATCATCGAAGTGTTTCTTGATGGGCGAATATCGATTCTTATTCAACCCATTCATGTTTATGAACTTGGATGCAGTAGTGTTGGATCCTAAAGCGATTTCATCAGAAAAAATCCAGTGGATAAAAGAAGCAACAAAGGTAAGCATTTTGTGTTTCTGGGGGAGAAAAAAGGATGGGTTTTCTTTGTTATTTAGTGATTTTGTAGTGACAATGGTGATTGCTGGTGCAAGAGCAATGAAATGCAGGGGTGAGTTTATATAGATAAAAGAAGCATGAGGGGAGGGTTAGGGAAGAGATAAGTGATTGGTGAGTGAAGGAGTGGATTATGGGCAAATGTGTGATTCTGTAACAATGACTTGGGTCAAGGCGTCAAGTGCACGACATTAGAACAAAGAAGAAAACTTGgtaacccaaaaaataaaaaataaaaaataaaaaagaggacAAATGAAAACTTCCGTTCGTTTCAGTCAAATTCAAGATTGACATTGACCTGTCAACACCAACTCGTGTTTCATGAatcttaattataatataatacttAGAAACTCTTTTACGGTGGAACATAGTGCTGAAGGGTTTTTCACCAATTGAACGTATTTATAGAATGTATTCGGGTTCAAACATTTCGGTAAATAAATATTAGGCTATTGCTATTTctcaaaaatgatttatttttctaaaaaaattaatattttattatatttagatgaatttacataaaatattttctgttatttgatagattttttaaatattttataaaaattatttttaatgaaacaaacatacatttgagattttcttattttttattgtttaattgaatttatttttatctataattttatattttatattgtttttacatatattaaaaatattatgttaaattcaagttcattacaacgttattttttaattacatgactaccaagtgagtattttttatttaaaaatgtgatatcaataaaattgacaaaaaaaaattaacaatgtcaacaattggacttaattttcaattttaaaaagtaaagggactaaattcttaaaaataaaagtacaaagattaaattgcaaATCTGTGAAGTGTACAtaagacttatgacatattttaacctttatactacaaaacatttattattaatatatttataattttaataaatatttattattaaaatattaatattgaatatttttcaataatatgtgaataatattatttaaaattattatttttaaaatttattattaaaataaaattgaaatattaaataatttattaaaataataaattatatttattatattaaaaatttattatatgattaaatataaataattaaatatgtatgtttaataatattgaaaaatataatattttaataattttaaataatttaaaaataaaaataaaatttattatcaatataataatattaagctttatttaagttaatttttatataaaaataaaattatctatagagAAGCCAGAAAATGACTTATGCTTTTCAAAAAGGGTAAATAATTTTATAggaaaaatggcttatttttcgTTGACTTGCAACTCATTTTCCGTTGACTAAgctatttttataaataagtaattatttgATGCACGCTTTGAAGAGTTTTTTTTCTTGATAATTGAGATAGGGTTGTAGGGATGAAGTTGATACGAATTAAACCCAAGTTTTCATACCcaataaaaatgtttttataaataagttaagAGGTTGTTGACCACTTTAAAGACTTAAATTTTTATAGGTATACTTGttgaaaatgtgataagtgttttgtttttttaatttaatttttttattatatcttatagAGCACACATTACCTTCTGTTGTGGAGTTTAAAAGACTACATTAAGGGATTATATTTCATGCAAGGTGAGACTTAGGctatgtttgataaattaaaaaataa includes:
- the LOC121215461 gene encoding uncharacterized protein, whose protein sequence is MLTFVASFIHWIFSDEIALGSNTTASKFINMNGLNKNRYSPIKKHFDDSFPSTKPLLEVKDHKDIKRSSPGFDSKARNIRVKVKMTREEAVRLLSKCKDGGVLEFKDVARELVDLPGNRVNIVSPCPDRNIPVLYRIPEEF